A window of the Linepithema humile isolate Giens D197 chromosome 4, Lhum_UNIL_v1.0, whole genome shotgun sequence genome harbors these coding sequences:
- the boss gene encoding uncharacterized protein boss isoform X3 produces the protein MANDMLLKASFLLSVVPLTLTTDEQIVCSKNSTILETTGDAILTVFVDANYGQYCNISSVKGLQQISTALHVVRTLNKYDYVPGVKLGLRFLDTCQDGITVFRQALRTAVERNCAPDYEMGVLVPFQYGPTVDSLRYYGGLLINTYGERNFTEPTIDILAHYLSTRHEIVDLVLANANHILDRFLKITRNAGVCVKRHDKHVNDNKDTNVTEAVIIAIGDGSDIQQWLRESEKSKDSKKTWLLLPLDNPDIDDLIPSGSYIIKPETPFSDFGEFSNMDEFLENTTNFANYSPYLIGIGGAVVELADVLQDIQKGNWSIDDEESCVASQFHPESRREIRDSDVYKALHIQPKSHSVKYVVATKTQHGLVNVAFYKIEMSKLRVHPERIISEMPGLCLGNLVGNCENCTNFRGRSDTPVIAKDKTDVTGRSVLKNTVYVPIFLIAIVCGTLACCVIVIFIVRRFATDEMLDGNPTLTIVLILANMFTLLTTLPFCMTDDYFGTENLNAPLSSGDVFIAHINGYLQSLMTFFMCGVQVAMSIIYFVLNTTESAVIVRSPIFLALLGYDMFLLLALFVACCFITQVQRNYREGKFFFGTAISLLVVWAIWLICFVLMQPENRDTIVSFGTIGTAYSIIFGVLIPRVYYMTTHPLRSKNPGQRFDPIDISPDSIVNTIIRQSRYSYDNVYPAHESQVPRTPPTCLDYYGNPSPGSKYHDRWRSANHREMPGYSNYGFQTEMKEIDSAHVAPRTRIENKESLRNLEVAPNDVIYTQPKIYRSQRIVLGENSNIKSTCNRHNLSPITKPHHEMYPIRYASPINIARTERINEEDEDEDENDEEYREDQEDEDASRVTRF, from the exons ATGGCAAATGATATGCTGCTCAAGGCTTCGTTTTTGCTGAGTGTGGTTCCGTTAACTTTGACTACGGACGAGCAAATCGTGTGCTCTAAAAACAGCACGATATTGGAGACCACGGGTGATGCTATTTTAACCG tcTTCGTGGACGCCAATTATGGACAGTATTGCAACATATCATCAGTTAAGGGTCTCCAACAAATATCAACGGCGCTACATGTAGTGCGGACTTTGAACAAATATGACTACGTACCGGGTGTGAAATTGG GATTAAGATTCCTCGACACGTGTCAAGATGGGATTACGGTGTTCAGGCAGGCTTTGCGAACAGCGGTCGAGCGAAATTGCGCACCGGACTATGAGATGGGCGTACTGGTGCCGTTCCAGTATGGTCCTACAGTGGATTCCCTACGCTATTACGGCGGTTTGCTTATTAACACCTACGGGGAACGGAATTTCACGGAGCCTACAATTGACATTTTAGCGCACTACCTAAGCACAAGGCACGAGATCGTCGATCTAGTGCTCGCCAATGCGAACCACATTCTCGATCGTTTCCTGAAGATCACTAGAAATGCCGGTGTATGCGTAAAGCGACATGACAAGCATGTCAACGATAATAAGGACACGAACGTCACGGAAGCAGTGATAATCGCGATCGGCGATGGAAGTGACATACAACAATGGCtacgagagagcgagaaatCGAAGGATTCCAAGAAGACGTGGCTTCTGTTGCCGCTCGATAATCCGGACATTGATG ATCTTATACCATCCGGATCGTACATCATCAAACCGGAAACTCCTTTCTCCGATTTCGGCGAATTCTCAAACATGGACGAATTTCTAGAGAACACTACAAATTTCGCAAACTACTCTCCGTATCTCATCGGTATCGGCGGAGCCGTTGTCGAACTAGCAGACGTTCTCCAGGACATTCAGAAAGGAAACTGGTCTATCGATGACGAGGAGAGTTGTGTCGCGTCACAGTTTCATCCAGAATCGAGGCGTGAAATTCGTGATTCCGATGTCTACAAGGCTCTGCACATACAACCGAAATCGCACTCGGTAAAATACGTCGTCGCCACGAAGACGCAGCACGGGCTCGTCAATGTCGCTTTctacaaaattgaaatgtcTAAGTTGCGCGTTCATCCGGAGAGAATAATATCCGAAATGCCAGGGCTCTGCTTGGGCAATCTCGTTGGGAATTGCGAGAACTGCACGAATTTTCGTGGGCGCTCCGACACGCCTGTTATTGCGAAAGACAAAA CAGACGTCACCGGCAGAAGCGTCCTCAAGAACACCGTCTACGTTCCTATTTTCCTGATCGCTATTGTGTGCGGTACGCTCGCGTGCTGCGTCATCGTGATCTTTATTGTCCGCCGTTTCGCGACCGACGAGATGCTCGACGGCAATCCGACCCTCACGATTGTCCTCATCCTGGCCAACATGTTTACCTTGCTAACAACGCTGCCCTTCTGCATGACGGACGATTATTTCGGCACGGAGAATCTCAATGCTC CCTTGTCCTCGGGCGATGTTTTCATCGCTCATATTAACGGATATCTGCAGAGTCTCATGACGTTCTTTATGTGCGGCGTGCAAGTCGCGATGTCGATTATATATTTCGTTCTGAATACCACGGAATCAGCCGTTATCGTCAGAAGCCCTATCTTTCTTGCATTATTAG GATACGACATGTTTTTATTGCTTGCGCTGTTCGTCGCTTGCTGCTTCATCACGCAGGTACAACGCAACTATCGCGAGGGGAAATTTTTCTTCGGCACTGCCATCAGCTTGCTGGTAGTATGGGCGATATGGCTGATTTGCTTTGTATTAATGCAGCCGGAGAATCGTGACACGATTGTCTCCTTCGGCACAATCGGCACAGCTTACTCAATTATCTTCGGTGTCTTAATACCAAGAGTTTATTATATGACCACGCATCCCCTTAGAAGCAAAAACCCCGGACAAAGATTCGATCCCATCGATATATCACCCGATTCGATTGTCAACACGATCATCAGACAG TCACGTTACTCCTACGATAACGTTTATCCTGCTCATGAAAGTCAAGTTCCACGAACGCCACCGACATGTTTGGATTATTACGGCAATCCAAGCCCGGGCTCGAAATACCACGATCGATGGAGAAGTGCGAATCACCGCGAAATGCCTGGCTACAGTAATTACGGATTTCAAACGGAAATGAAGGAGATCGACAGTGCTCACGTCGCGCCGCGAACACGCATTGAGAACAAAGAG TCTCTAAGAAATCTTGAAGTGGCACCAAATGACGTCATTTACACGCAGCCAAAAATCTATAGATCGCAGAGGATAGTTTTGGGAGAAAACAGCAATATAAAAAGCACTTGTAATAGACATAATTTGTCACCTATCACTAAACCACATCACGAAATGTATCCTATAAGATATGCTAGCCCAATAAATATAGCGAGGACAGAAAGGATCAACGAGGAGGACGAGGACGAAGACGAAAACGACGAGGAGTATCGGGAAGATCAGGAGGACGAAGACGCCAGCAGAGTTACCCGCTTTTGA
- the boss gene encoding uncharacterized protein boss isoform X4, whose amino-acid sequence MANDMLLKASFLLSVVPLTLTTDEQIVCSKNSTILETTGDAILTVFVDANYGQYCNISSVKGLQQISTALHVVRTLNKYDYVPGVKLGLRFLDTCQDGITVFRQALRTAVERNCAPDYEMGVLVPFQYGPTVDSLRYYGGLLINTYGERNFTEPTIDILAHYLSTRHEIVDLVLANANHILDRFLKITRNAGVCVKRHDKHVNDNKDTNVTEAVIIAIGDGSDIQQWLRESEKSKDSKKTWLLLPLDNPDIDDLIPSGSYIIKPETPFSDFGEFSNMDEFLENTTNFANYSPYLIGIGGAVVELADVLQDIQKGNWSIDDEESCVASQFHPESRREIRDSDVYKALHIQPKSHSVKYVVATKTQHGLVNVAFYKIEMSKLRVHPERIISEMPGLCLGNLVGNCENCTNFRGRSDTPVIAKDKTDVTGRSVLKNTVYVPIFLIAIVCGTLACCVIVIFIVRRFATDEMLDGNPTLTIVLILANMFTLLTTLPFCMTDDYFGTENLNARYDMFLLLALFVACCFITQVQRNYREGKFFFGTAISLLVVWAIWLICFVLMQPENRDTIVSFGTIGTAYSIIFGVLIPRVYYMTTHPLRSKNPGQRFDPIDISPDSIVNTIIRQSRYSYDNVYPAHESQVPRTPPTCLDYYGNPSPGSKYHDRWRSANHREMPGYSNYGFQTEMKEIDSAHVAPRTRIENKESLRNLEVAPNDVIYTQPKIYRSQRIVLGENSNIKSTCNRHNLSPITKPHHEMYPIRYASPINIARTERINEEDEDEDENDEEYREDQEDEDASRVTRF is encoded by the exons ATGGCAAATGATATGCTGCTCAAGGCTTCGTTTTTGCTGAGTGTGGTTCCGTTAACTTTGACTACGGACGAGCAAATCGTGTGCTCTAAAAACAGCACGATATTGGAGACCACGGGTGATGCTATTTTAACCG tcTTCGTGGACGCCAATTATGGACAGTATTGCAACATATCATCAGTTAAGGGTCTCCAACAAATATCAACGGCGCTACATGTAGTGCGGACTTTGAACAAATATGACTACGTACCGGGTGTGAAATTGG GATTAAGATTCCTCGACACGTGTCAAGATGGGATTACGGTGTTCAGGCAGGCTTTGCGAACAGCGGTCGAGCGAAATTGCGCACCGGACTATGAGATGGGCGTACTGGTGCCGTTCCAGTATGGTCCTACAGTGGATTCCCTACGCTATTACGGCGGTTTGCTTATTAACACCTACGGGGAACGGAATTTCACGGAGCCTACAATTGACATTTTAGCGCACTACCTAAGCACAAGGCACGAGATCGTCGATCTAGTGCTCGCCAATGCGAACCACATTCTCGATCGTTTCCTGAAGATCACTAGAAATGCCGGTGTATGCGTAAAGCGACATGACAAGCATGTCAACGATAATAAGGACACGAACGTCACGGAAGCAGTGATAATCGCGATCGGCGATGGAAGTGACATACAACAATGGCtacgagagagcgagaaatCGAAGGATTCCAAGAAGACGTGGCTTCTGTTGCCGCTCGATAATCCGGACATTGATG ATCTTATACCATCCGGATCGTACATCATCAAACCGGAAACTCCTTTCTCCGATTTCGGCGAATTCTCAAACATGGACGAATTTCTAGAGAACACTACAAATTTCGCAAACTACTCTCCGTATCTCATCGGTATCGGCGGAGCCGTTGTCGAACTAGCAGACGTTCTCCAGGACATTCAGAAAGGAAACTGGTCTATCGATGACGAGGAGAGTTGTGTCGCGTCACAGTTTCATCCAGAATCGAGGCGTGAAATTCGTGATTCCGATGTCTACAAGGCTCTGCACATACAACCGAAATCGCACTCGGTAAAATACGTCGTCGCCACGAAGACGCAGCACGGGCTCGTCAATGTCGCTTTctacaaaattgaaatgtcTAAGTTGCGCGTTCATCCGGAGAGAATAATATCCGAAATGCCAGGGCTCTGCTTGGGCAATCTCGTTGGGAATTGCGAGAACTGCACGAATTTTCGTGGGCGCTCCGACACGCCTGTTATTGCGAAAGACAAAA CAGACGTCACCGGCAGAAGCGTCCTCAAGAACACCGTCTACGTTCCTATTTTCCTGATCGCTATTGTGTGCGGTACGCTCGCGTGCTGCGTCATCGTGATCTTTATTGTCCGCCGTTTCGCGACCGACGAGATGCTCGACGGCAATCCGACCCTCACGATTGTCCTCATCCTGGCCAACATGTTTACCTTGCTAACAACGCTGCCCTTCTGCATGACGGACGATTATTTCGGCACGGAGAATCTCAATGCTC GATACGACATGTTTTTATTGCTTGCGCTGTTCGTCGCTTGCTGCTTCATCACGCAGGTACAACGCAACTATCGCGAGGGGAAATTTTTCTTCGGCACTGCCATCAGCTTGCTGGTAGTATGGGCGATATGGCTGATTTGCTTTGTATTAATGCAGCCGGAGAATCGTGACACGATTGTCTCCTTCGGCACAATCGGCACAGCTTACTCAATTATCTTCGGTGTCTTAATACCAAGAGTTTATTATATGACCACGCATCCCCTTAGAAGCAAAAACCCCGGACAAAGATTCGATCCCATCGATATATCACCCGATTCGATTGTCAACACGATCATCAGACAG TCACGTTACTCCTACGATAACGTTTATCCTGCTCATGAAAGTCAAGTTCCACGAACGCCACCGACATGTTTGGATTATTACGGCAATCCAAGCCCGGGCTCGAAATACCACGATCGATGGAGAAGTGCGAATCACCGCGAAATGCCTGGCTACAGTAATTACGGATTTCAAACGGAAATGAAGGAGATCGACAGTGCTCACGTCGCGCCGCGAACACGCATTGAGAACAAAGAG TCTCTAAGAAATCTTGAAGTGGCACCAAATGACGTCATTTACACGCAGCCAAAAATCTATAGATCGCAGAGGATAGTTTTGGGAGAAAACAGCAATATAAAAAGCACTTGTAATAGACATAATTTGTCACCTATCACTAAACCACATCACGAAATGTATCCTATAAGATATGCTAGCCCAATAAATATAGCGAGGACAGAAAGGATCAACGAGGAGGACGAGGACGAAGACGAAAACGACGAGGAGTATCGGGAAGATCAGGAGGACGAAGACGCCAGCAGAGTTACCCGCTTTTGA
- the boss gene encoding uncharacterized protein boss isoform X2, producing the protein MANDMLLKASFLLSVVPLTLTTDEQIVCSKNSTILETTGDAILTVFVDANYGQYCNISSVKGLQQISTALHVVRTLNKYDYVPGVKLGLRFLDTCQDGITVFRQALRTAVERNCAPDYEMGVLVPFQYGPTVDSLRYYGGLLINTYGERNFTEPTIDILAHYLSTRHEIVDLVLANANHILDRFLKITRNAGVCVKRHDKHVNDNKDTNVTEAVIIAIGDGSDIQQWLRESEKSKDSKKTWLLLPLDNPDIDDLIPSGSYIIKPETPFSDFGEFSNMDEFLENTTNFANYSPYLIGIGGAVVELADVLQDIQKGNWSIDDEESCVASQFHPESRREIRDSDVYKALHIQPKSHSVKYVVATKTQHGLVNVAFYKIEMSKLRVHPERIISEMPGLCLGNLVGNCENCTNFRGRSDTPVIAKDKNVTGRSVLKNTVYVPIFLIAIVCGTLACCVIVIFIVRRFATDEMLDGNPTLTIVLILANMFTLLTTLPFCMTDDYFGTENLNARKILLTTLAFGLTFSIMLSRALFLALSSGDVFIAHINGYLQSLMTFFMCGVQVAMSIIYFVLNTTESAVIVRSPIFLALLGYDMFLLLALFVACCFITQVQRNYREGKFFFGTAISLLVVWAIWLICFVLMQPENRDTIVSFGTIGTAYSIIFGVLIPRVYYMTTHPLRSKNPGQRFDPIDISPDSIVNTIIRQSRYSYDNVYPAHESQVPRTPPTCLDYYGNPSPGSKYHDRWRSANHREMPGYSNYGFQTEMKEIDSAHVAPRTRIENKESLRNLEVAPNDVIYTQPKIYRSQRIVLGENSNIKSTCNRHNLSPITKPHHEMYPIRYASPINIARTERINEEDEDEDENDEEYREDQEDEDASRVTRF; encoded by the exons ATGGCAAATGATATGCTGCTCAAGGCTTCGTTTTTGCTGAGTGTGGTTCCGTTAACTTTGACTACGGACGAGCAAATCGTGTGCTCTAAAAACAGCACGATATTGGAGACCACGGGTGATGCTATTTTAACCG tcTTCGTGGACGCCAATTATGGACAGTATTGCAACATATCATCAGTTAAGGGTCTCCAACAAATATCAACGGCGCTACATGTAGTGCGGACTTTGAACAAATATGACTACGTACCGGGTGTGAAATTGG GATTAAGATTCCTCGACACGTGTCAAGATGGGATTACGGTGTTCAGGCAGGCTTTGCGAACAGCGGTCGAGCGAAATTGCGCACCGGACTATGAGATGGGCGTACTGGTGCCGTTCCAGTATGGTCCTACAGTGGATTCCCTACGCTATTACGGCGGTTTGCTTATTAACACCTACGGGGAACGGAATTTCACGGAGCCTACAATTGACATTTTAGCGCACTACCTAAGCACAAGGCACGAGATCGTCGATCTAGTGCTCGCCAATGCGAACCACATTCTCGATCGTTTCCTGAAGATCACTAGAAATGCCGGTGTATGCGTAAAGCGACATGACAAGCATGTCAACGATAATAAGGACACGAACGTCACGGAAGCAGTGATAATCGCGATCGGCGATGGAAGTGACATACAACAATGGCtacgagagagcgagaaatCGAAGGATTCCAAGAAGACGTGGCTTCTGTTGCCGCTCGATAATCCGGACATTGATG ATCTTATACCATCCGGATCGTACATCATCAAACCGGAAACTCCTTTCTCCGATTTCGGCGAATTCTCAAACATGGACGAATTTCTAGAGAACACTACAAATTTCGCAAACTACTCTCCGTATCTCATCGGTATCGGCGGAGCCGTTGTCGAACTAGCAGACGTTCTCCAGGACATTCAGAAAGGAAACTGGTCTATCGATGACGAGGAGAGTTGTGTCGCGTCACAGTTTCATCCAGAATCGAGGCGTGAAATTCGTGATTCCGATGTCTACAAGGCTCTGCACATACAACCGAAATCGCACTCGGTAAAATACGTCGTCGCCACGAAGACGCAGCACGGGCTCGTCAATGTCGCTTTctacaaaattgaaatgtcTAAGTTGCGCGTTCATCCGGAGAGAATAATATCCGAAATGCCAGGGCTCTGCTTGGGCAATCTCGTTGGGAATTGCGAGAACTGCACGAATTTTCGTGGGCGCTCCGACACGCCTGTTATTGCGAAAGACAAAA ACGTCACCGGCAGAAGCGTCCTCAAGAACACCGTCTACGTTCCTATTTTCCTGATCGCTATTGTGTGCGGTACGCTCGCGTGCTGCGTCATCGTGATCTTTATTGTCCGCCGTTTCGCGACCGACGAGATGCTCGACGGCAATCCGACCCTCACGATTGTCCTCATCCTGGCCAACATGTTTACCTTGCTAACAACGCTGCCCTTCTGCATGACGGACGATTATTTCGGCACGGAGAATCTCAATGCTCGTAAGATTCTGCTGACTACTCTCGCATTCGGCCTCACGTTCTCGATCATGCTCTCGAGAGCACTCTTTCTAGCCTTGTCCTCGGGCGATGTTTTCATCGCTCATATTAACGGATATCTGCAGAGTCTCATGACGTTCTTTATGTGCGGCGTGCAAGTCGCGATGTCGATTATATATTTCGTTCTGAATACCACGGAATCAGCCGTTATCGTCAGAAGCCCTATCTTTCTTGCATTATTAG GATACGACATGTTTTTATTGCTTGCGCTGTTCGTCGCTTGCTGCTTCATCACGCAGGTACAACGCAACTATCGCGAGGGGAAATTTTTCTTCGGCACTGCCATCAGCTTGCTGGTAGTATGGGCGATATGGCTGATTTGCTTTGTATTAATGCAGCCGGAGAATCGTGACACGATTGTCTCCTTCGGCACAATCGGCACAGCTTACTCAATTATCTTCGGTGTCTTAATACCAAGAGTTTATTATATGACCACGCATCCCCTTAGAAGCAAAAACCCCGGACAAAGATTCGATCCCATCGATATATCACCCGATTCGATTGTCAACACGATCATCAGACAG TCACGTTACTCCTACGATAACGTTTATCCTGCTCATGAAAGTCAAGTTCCACGAACGCCACCGACATGTTTGGATTATTACGGCAATCCAAGCCCGGGCTCGAAATACCACGATCGATGGAGAAGTGCGAATCACCGCGAAATGCCTGGCTACAGTAATTACGGATTTCAAACGGAAATGAAGGAGATCGACAGTGCTCACGTCGCGCCGCGAACACGCATTGAGAACAAAGAG TCTCTAAGAAATCTTGAAGTGGCACCAAATGACGTCATTTACACGCAGCCAAAAATCTATAGATCGCAGAGGATAGTTTTGGGAGAAAACAGCAATATAAAAAGCACTTGTAATAGACATAATTTGTCACCTATCACTAAACCACATCACGAAATGTATCCTATAAGATATGCTAGCCCAATAAATATAGCGAGGACAGAAAGGATCAACGAGGAGGACGAGGACGAAGACGAAAACGACGAGGAGTATCGGGAAGATCAGGAGGACGAAGACGCCAGCAGAGTTACCCGCTTTTGA
- the boss gene encoding uncharacterized protein boss isoform X1, whose translation MANDMLLKASFLLSVVPLTLTTDEQIVCSKNSTILETTGDAILTVFVDANYGQYCNISSVKGLQQISTALHVVRTLNKYDYVPGVKLGLRFLDTCQDGITVFRQALRTAVERNCAPDYEMGVLVPFQYGPTVDSLRYYGGLLINTYGERNFTEPTIDILAHYLSTRHEIVDLVLANANHILDRFLKITRNAGVCVKRHDKHVNDNKDTNVTEAVIIAIGDGSDIQQWLRESEKSKDSKKTWLLLPLDNPDIDDLIPSGSYIIKPETPFSDFGEFSNMDEFLENTTNFANYSPYLIGIGGAVVELADVLQDIQKGNWSIDDEESCVASQFHPESRREIRDSDVYKALHIQPKSHSVKYVVATKTQHGLVNVAFYKIEMSKLRVHPERIISEMPGLCLGNLVGNCENCTNFRGRSDTPVIAKDKTDVTGRSVLKNTVYVPIFLIAIVCGTLACCVIVIFIVRRFATDEMLDGNPTLTIVLILANMFTLLTTLPFCMTDDYFGTENLNARKILLTTLAFGLTFSIMLSRALFLALSSGDVFIAHINGYLQSLMTFFMCGVQVAMSIIYFVLNTTESAVIVRSPIFLALLGYDMFLLLALFVACCFITQVQRNYREGKFFFGTAISLLVVWAIWLICFVLMQPENRDTIVSFGTIGTAYSIIFGVLIPRVYYMTTHPLRSKNPGQRFDPIDISPDSIVNTIIRQSRYSYDNVYPAHESQVPRTPPTCLDYYGNPSPGSKYHDRWRSANHREMPGYSNYGFQTEMKEIDSAHVAPRTRIENKESLRNLEVAPNDVIYTQPKIYRSQRIVLGENSNIKSTCNRHNLSPITKPHHEMYPIRYASPINIARTERINEEDEDEDENDEEYREDQEDEDASRVTRF comes from the exons ATGGCAAATGATATGCTGCTCAAGGCTTCGTTTTTGCTGAGTGTGGTTCCGTTAACTTTGACTACGGACGAGCAAATCGTGTGCTCTAAAAACAGCACGATATTGGAGACCACGGGTGATGCTATTTTAACCG tcTTCGTGGACGCCAATTATGGACAGTATTGCAACATATCATCAGTTAAGGGTCTCCAACAAATATCAACGGCGCTACATGTAGTGCGGACTTTGAACAAATATGACTACGTACCGGGTGTGAAATTGG GATTAAGATTCCTCGACACGTGTCAAGATGGGATTACGGTGTTCAGGCAGGCTTTGCGAACAGCGGTCGAGCGAAATTGCGCACCGGACTATGAGATGGGCGTACTGGTGCCGTTCCAGTATGGTCCTACAGTGGATTCCCTACGCTATTACGGCGGTTTGCTTATTAACACCTACGGGGAACGGAATTTCACGGAGCCTACAATTGACATTTTAGCGCACTACCTAAGCACAAGGCACGAGATCGTCGATCTAGTGCTCGCCAATGCGAACCACATTCTCGATCGTTTCCTGAAGATCACTAGAAATGCCGGTGTATGCGTAAAGCGACATGACAAGCATGTCAACGATAATAAGGACACGAACGTCACGGAAGCAGTGATAATCGCGATCGGCGATGGAAGTGACATACAACAATGGCtacgagagagcgagaaatCGAAGGATTCCAAGAAGACGTGGCTTCTGTTGCCGCTCGATAATCCGGACATTGATG ATCTTATACCATCCGGATCGTACATCATCAAACCGGAAACTCCTTTCTCCGATTTCGGCGAATTCTCAAACATGGACGAATTTCTAGAGAACACTACAAATTTCGCAAACTACTCTCCGTATCTCATCGGTATCGGCGGAGCCGTTGTCGAACTAGCAGACGTTCTCCAGGACATTCAGAAAGGAAACTGGTCTATCGATGACGAGGAGAGTTGTGTCGCGTCACAGTTTCATCCAGAATCGAGGCGTGAAATTCGTGATTCCGATGTCTACAAGGCTCTGCACATACAACCGAAATCGCACTCGGTAAAATACGTCGTCGCCACGAAGACGCAGCACGGGCTCGTCAATGTCGCTTTctacaaaattgaaatgtcTAAGTTGCGCGTTCATCCGGAGAGAATAATATCCGAAATGCCAGGGCTCTGCTTGGGCAATCTCGTTGGGAATTGCGAGAACTGCACGAATTTTCGTGGGCGCTCCGACACGCCTGTTATTGCGAAAGACAAAA CAGACGTCACCGGCAGAAGCGTCCTCAAGAACACCGTCTACGTTCCTATTTTCCTGATCGCTATTGTGTGCGGTACGCTCGCGTGCTGCGTCATCGTGATCTTTATTGTCCGCCGTTTCGCGACCGACGAGATGCTCGACGGCAATCCGACCCTCACGATTGTCCTCATCCTGGCCAACATGTTTACCTTGCTAACAACGCTGCCCTTCTGCATGACGGACGATTATTTCGGCACGGAGAATCTCAATGCTCGTAAGATTCTGCTGACTACTCTCGCATTCGGCCTCACGTTCTCGATCATGCTCTCGAGAGCACTCTTTCTAGCCTTGTCCTCGGGCGATGTTTTCATCGCTCATATTAACGGATATCTGCAGAGTCTCATGACGTTCTTTATGTGCGGCGTGCAAGTCGCGATGTCGATTATATATTTCGTTCTGAATACCACGGAATCAGCCGTTATCGTCAGAAGCCCTATCTTTCTTGCATTATTAG GATACGACATGTTTTTATTGCTTGCGCTGTTCGTCGCTTGCTGCTTCATCACGCAGGTACAACGCAACTATCGCGAGGGGAAATTTTTCTTCGGCACTGCCATCAGCTTGCTGGTAGTATGGGCGATATGGCTGATTTGCTTTGTATTAATGCAGCCGGAGAATCGTGACACGATTGTCTCCTTCGGCACAATCGGCACAGCTTACTCAATTATCTTCGGTGTCTTAATACCAAGAGTTTATTATATGACCACGCATCCCCTTAGAAGCAAAAACCCCGGACAAAGATTCGATCCCATCGATATATCACCCGATTCGATTGTCAACACGATCATCAGACAG TCACGTTACTCCTACGATAACGTTTATCCTGCTCATGAAAGTCAAGTTCCACGAACGCCACCGACATGTTTGGATTATTACGGCAATCCAAGCCCGGGCTCGAAATACCACGATCGATGGAGAAGTGCGAATCACCGCGAAATGCCTGGCTACAGTAATTACGGATTTCAAACGGAAATGAAGGAGATCGACAGTGCTCACGTCGCGCCGCGAACACGCATTGAGAACAAAGAG TCTCTAAGAAATCTTGAAGTGGCACCAAATGACGTCATTTACACGCAGCCAAAAATCTATAGATCGCAGAGGATAGTTTTGGGAGAAAACAGCAATATAAAAAGCACTTGTAATAGACATAATTTGTCACCTATCACTAAACCACATCACGAAATGTATCCTATAAGATATGCTAGCCCAATAAATATAGCGAGGACAGAAAGGATCAACGAGGAGGACGAGGACGAAGACGAAAACGACGAGGAGTATCGGGAAGATCAGGAGGACGAAGACGCCAGCAGAGTTACCCGCTTTTGA